Proteins encoded by one window of Acetivibrio thermocellus ATCC 27405:
- the cobC gene encoding alpha-ribazole phosphatase, with product MLELILVRHGETDSNKRGTYLGWTDVELNSNGIRQACAIRDRLKPVKVDAIYSSPFKRTVKTAEIINENYGLEIIISDNLKERNFGIWDDLTFEEISSKYPAECRKWFEDWINFRMKNGESAKDTYDRVVAFVEEIINSKKEGRCLIVTHLGTIRFMLSYLMGMKIEDSWKFRVDNCSITKVEIRDGYPVLTLLNG from the coding sequence ATGTTGGAATTGATTTTGGTGAGGCATGGTGAAACAGACAGCAATAAAAGAGGAACTTATCTCGGGTGGACTGACGTGGAGCTGAACAGCAACGGTATACGCCAGGCCTGTGCAATCCGGGACAGGCTCAAACCTGTCAAAGTTGATGCGATATATTCAAGCCCGTTTAAAAGGACTGTAAAGACAGCTGAAATAATTAACGAAAACTACGGCCTTGAGATAATAATCTCGGACAATTTGAAGGAGAGAAATTTTGGAATATGGGATGATTTAACCTTTGAAGAAATTTCCTCAAAATATCCCGCTGAATGCAGAAAGTGGTTTGAGGACTGGATAAACTTTCGAATGAAGAACGGGGAGAGTGCCAAAGATACATATGACAGAGTCGTTGCATTTGTTGAGGAAATTATTAACTCGAAGAAGGAGGGACGCTGTCTGATAGTAACCCACCTTGGAACAATAAGGTTCATGCTGTCATATTTGATGGGTATGAAAATTGAAGATTCATGGAAGTTCAGAGTGGACAACTGCAGTATTACAAAAGTGGAAATCAGAGACGGATATCCGGTTTTGACACTTCTTAACGGATGA
- a CDS encoding ECF transporter S component — protein sequence MNNSSRINATRKIAVNGMMIALVFLATYVTKIPTAVGPFNLGDSVIIIAAVLLGKKSGFLAGAIGSSVADIAMGYQHFAPVTFVVKGFEGFVAGLVVHVLSKRFKEKYHVTFLIASIAGSIVMVLGYFFAELYVMRLFDETMGLAAALRGLPVNLVQGGVCTVVGYLLCVALERFKVTKFIAS from the coding sequence ATGAATAATTCAAGCAGAATCAATGCCACCAGAAAGATAGCAGTAAACGGAATGATGATTGCATTGGTTTTTTTGGCTACCTATGTTACAAAAATACCTACGGCGGTCGGTCCATTTAATCTTGGGGATTCGGTTATAATAATAGCGGCAGTTCTTTTGGGAAAAAAGAGCGGTTTTCTGGCGGGAGCCATAGGGTCGTCGGTTGCGGATATTGCAATGGGATACCAGCATTTTGCACCCGTCACATTTGTCGTAAAAGGCTTTGAGGGATTTGTGGCAGGATTGGTTGTGCATGTTTTGTCCAAAAGATTTAAAGAAAAATATCATGTAACTTTTCTGATTGCGTCGATAGCCGGAAGTATCGTCATGGTATTAGGGTATTTTTTCGCAGAGCTCTATGTAATGAGGCTGTTTGATGAGACCATGGGGCTTGCGGCGGCTTTAAGGGGCCTTCCGGTAAACCTGGTTCAGGGCGGCGTTTGTACGGTTGTCGGATATCTGTTGTGCGTGGCTCTTGAAAGGTTTAAAGTAACCAAATTTATTGCAAGTTAA
- a CDS encoding GntR family transcriptional regulator, with protein MAKIEHDEGESYSRSLREKVFYQIQNDILNGVYQPGDSLTEKKLCDELGVSRTPVREAIRQLELVELVRSIPNKGVIVTGISEKDIEEIYVIRMMIEGLASRWAAENITREELEELKEALDLQEFYTLKNDIEHLLKLDSRFHDILFRASKSKPLIHILTTFHHHIQRARNASFESPGRAKKVLEEHKAIYEAVVARDADRAEQMTKEHVKNASIMYKRVFKG; from the coding sequence GTGGCCAAGATTGAGCATGATGAAGGTGAAAGCTATTCGCGTTCACTGAGGGAAAAAGTATTTTATCAGATTCAAAACGATATATTGAATGGGGTCTATCAACCGGGAGACAGTCTTACTGAAAAAAAGCTTTGTGATGAGCTTGGTGTCAGCAGGACTCCTGTGAGAGAAGCGATAAGACAGCTTGAGTTGGTAGAACTTGTTCGCTCGATCCCCAACAAGGGTGTGATTGTGACAGGAATATCCGAGAAAGATATTGAAGAAATATATGTTATCAGGATGATGATTGAAGGGCTTGCTTCAAGATGGGCGGCGGAAAACATAACCCGGGAGGAACTGGAAGAACTTAAAGAGGCTTTGGACTTGCAGGAATTTTACACACTTAAGAATGATATCGAGCATTTGTTAAAACTTGATTCCAGGTTTCATGACATTTTGTTCAGGGCCAGCAAGAGCAAACCTCTGATTCATATATTAACTACGTTCCACCACCACATTCAAAGAGCCCGGAACGCATCCTTTGAGTCTCCTGGCAGAGCCAAAAAGGTTCTGGAGGAACACAAGGCAATATACGAAGCGGTAGTCGCAAGAGATGCCGATAGAGCGGAACAAATGACGAAAGAACATGTAAAAAACGCCAGCATTATGTATAAACGCGTGTTTAAAGGTTAG
- a CDS encoding 2-isopropylmalate synthase produces the protein MIEFNKKTNTLEQVQYKYTLQDVSEPNLYRDIFSYDEIPKCTFNHRKVPMAPPDEIWITDTTFRDGQQSRAPYTVEQIVHLYDLLHKLGGPKGIIRQCEFFLYSDRDKQAVYKCLERGYKYPEVTSWIRATKSDFQLAKDMGMKESGILVSCSDYHIFKKLNMTRKQALEHYMSIVKSAIEVGIRPRCHFEDITRADFYGFVVPFAIELRKLMEESGVPIKIRACDTLGYGVSYPGAALPRSVPGIIYGLRHYAGFPSELIEWHGHNDFYKAVCNAATAWLYGASAVNCSLLGIGERTGNTPLEAMVIEYAQLRGTTDSMDTTVITEIAEYYEKELGYQIPPRTPFVGKHFNVTQAGIHADGLLKDEEIYNIFDTAKLLNRPVGVAINQTSGLAGIAHWINSHFGLEGAKRIDKRDERIVKIKEWVDEQYKAGRVTSIGDDELEEVIRKLAPEIFDLAL, from the coding sequence ATGATAGAGTTTAACAAGAAAACCAACACATTAGAACAGGTTCAATATAAATACACGCTCCAGGATGTTTCAGAACCAAACCTGTACAGGGATATTTTCAGTTATGATGAAATACCCAAGTGCACATTCAATCACAGAAAAGTGCCTATGGCACCTCCGGACGAGATATGGATAACGGATACCACATTCAGGGACGGTCAGCAGTCAAGGGCACCTTACACTGTGGAACAGATTGTGCATCTTTACGATCTTTTACATAAACTGGGCGGACCTAAAGGTATTATCAGACAGTGTGAGTTTTTCCTTTACAGTGACAGGGACAAACAGGCTGTCTACAAATGTTTGGAGAGAGGATACAAATATCCTGAGGTTACAAGCTGGATAAGGGCGACAAAGAGCGATTTCCAGCTGGCAAAGGACATGGGAATGAAGGAAAGCGGTATTCTTGTAAGCTGTTCCGACTATCATATATTTAAGAAGCTCAACATGACGAGAAAACAGGCGCTGGAGCACTATATGAGCATTGTAAAGAGCGCCATAGAAGTGGGAATAAGACCAAGATGCCATTTTGAGGATATTACAAGGGCTGATTTTTACGGCTTTGTTGTGCCTTTTGCCATAGAACTTAGAAAACTCATGGAAGAAAGCGGAGTGCCCATCAAGATTCGCGCATGTGACACCCTGGGCTATGGAGTTTCATATCCGGGTGCCGCACTGCCAAGAAGTGTTCCGGGAATAATCTATGGACTCAGACACTATGCAGGTTTCCCGAGCGAGCTTATAGAATGGCACGGTCACAATGACTTCTACAAAGCTGTATGCAATGCGGCAACTGCATGGCTCTACGGTGCTTCTGCCGTAAACTGCTCGCTTCTCGGCATAGGGGAAAGAACAGGAAACACGCCTCTTGAAGCAATGGTTATTGAGTATGCTCAGCTCAGGGGAACTACGGACAGTATGGATACAACCGTAATAACCGAGATTGCGGAATACTATGAAAAAGAACTGGGTTATCAGATACCTCCGAGAACTCCTTTCGTCGGAAAGCACTTTAACGTCACCCAGGCGGGAATACATGCCGACGGGCTTTTAAAAGATGAAGAAATATACAATATATTTGATACGGCAAAACTTTTAAACAGGCCTGTAGGTGTTGCAATTAACCAGACTTCCGGTCTTGCCGGAATTGCTCATTGGATAAACAGCCACTTTGGACTTGAAGGAGCCAAAAGAATTGACAAAAGGGATGAAAGAATAGTAAAAATTAAAGAGTGGGTTGATGAACAGTATAAAGCCGGACGTGTAACTTCAATAGGTGATGACGAGCTTGAAGAGGTTATAAGAAAACTGGCGCCGGAAATATTTGATCTGGCACTTTAA
- a CDS encoding class I SAM-dependent methyltransferase, with translation MNKQSLNKLSLFLTGMEQRLIDNWEFFKGITAVFKSGTREFPAKVWQDGNKLKMNFSGSTETLESNWLCARIAKIAQNYDSVVINYEERGTTIIIEADDKNVRMKTQEAKEQKEAIIAHSETSHISNRDYYIKVGQADELLREIGILGSNGKIKNDMIRKYNQIDHFVELIDDMLKEAFRENESLTILDCGCGKSYLTFVLNYYIREVLKKPCRFIGLDYSSTVIEASKKIAQNLGYRNMEFKVTDIRNFHTSEKIHMVISLHACNTATDEAIALAVNNNVKAMVMVPCCQQEILKQYSYPPFEPIIKHGILKARMADVITDGIRALILEALGYKVSIVEYISPTETPKNLMLRAVKTQGPDEKALAEYKKLKEMLGINPTLEKLIYLK, from the coding sequence ATGAACAAACAAAGTTTGAACAAATTGTCCTTGTTTTTAACCGGTATGGAGCAAAGACTAATTGACAACTGGGAGTTTTTCAAAGGCATAACCGCGGTTTTCAAGTCCGGAACCAGGGAATTTCCTGCAAAAGTGTGGCAGGACGGAAATAAACTTAAAATGAATTTCAGCGGCAGTACCGAAACGTTGGAATCAAACTGGCTTTGTGCAAGGATTGCAAAAATTGCGCAAAACTACGACAGTGTTGTAATCAACTATGAAGAAAGAGGCACAACAATTATTATCGAGGCCGACGACAAAAACGTGAGGATGAAGACCCAGGAAGCAAAGGAACAGAAAGAGGCGATAATAGCCCATAGTGAAACTTCACATATTTCAAACAGGGATTATTACATCAAAGTTGGACAGGCCGATGAACTTCTTAGGGAAATCGGAATATTGGGCAGCAACGGCAAAATAAAAAATGACATGATAAGAAAGTACAATCAGATAGATCACTTTGTGGAACTTATCGATGATATGTTAAAAGAAGCTTTCAGAGAGAATGAGTCGCTGACGATTTTGGACTGCGGATGCGGCAAATCCTATCTTACTTTCGTATTGAACTATTATATAAGGGAAGTGTTGAAAAAGCCCTGCCGTTTTATCGGACTTGACTACTCAAGCACGGTAATTGAAGCGTCAAAAAAGATTGCCCAAAACCTTGGCTATCGAAATATGGAGTTTAAAGTGACGGATATAAGAAATTTTCACACTTCGGAAAAGATACACATGGTTATAAGTCTTCATGCCTGCAACACGGCAACGGATGAAGCCATAGCTTTGGCTGTAAACAACAATGTAAAAGCCATGGTCATGGTGCCGTGCTGTCAGCAGGAGATTTTAAAGCAATATTCATATCCACCCTTTGAACCTATAATAAAACACGGAATTTTAAAAGCAAGAATGGCGGATGTGATTACCGACGGTATAAGGGCGCTGATTTTAGAGGCTTTGGGTTACAAAGTTTCCATTGTGGAATACATATCACCGACGGAGACACCGAAAAACCTTATGCTGAGGGCAGTTAAAACTCAAGGTCCTGACGAGAAGGCACTTGCGGAATATAAAAAATTGAAAGAAATGCTTGGGATTAACCCAACATTGGAAAAATTGATTTACTTAAAATAA
- a CDS encoding RsmF rRNA methyltransferase first C-terminal domain-containing protein, translated as MKLPEEFLRKMEGLFDAGEFEEFLKSYDMPRFYGLRVNTLKIGVEEFKKLSPFELEPIPWTKDGFYYNEGENPGKHPYYHAGLYYIQEPSAMLPGAVINAEEGDYVLDLCAAPGGKTVQMAAGMKGKGLLIANDISSDRVKALVKNIELCGITNAIVTNESPDRLAKKLCAFFDRILVDAPCSGEGMFRKDEDAAKSWGKFKCDKCCAMQREILESADVMLKPGGYLVYSTCTFSPEENEGMISEFLSRHKNYDILEIPKAYGIDNGRPEWWDNNKELLKTARIWPHKVRGEGHFVALLKKKGDRTVNEKRRKNADSNVIKLMEPFYKFAGENLNINIDGFFTVKGNNLYCLPEEPPDLSGIKVAKFGWYLGEIAKGRFEPSHSFALSLKKEDIRKTLNFSADSVEVLKYLKGETLMIEGEPGYTGILVDGYTLGWAKQTGDMLKNLYPKGWRKMQ; from the coding sequence ATGAAGCTTCCTGAAGAGTTTTTAAGAAAGATGGAAGGACTTTTTGATGCCGGAGAATTTGAGGAATTTTTAAAATCCTACGATATGCCAAGATTCTACGGACTTCGGGTAAACACACTTAAAATCGGAGTGGAGGAGTTTAAAAAGCTTTCACCCTTTGAGCTTGAACCAATACCGTGGACAAAGGACGGTTTTTATTATAATGAAGGGGAAAATCCGGGAAAGCATCCGTATTATCATGCCGGACTTTATTATATTCAGGAACCCAGTGCCATGCTTCCGGGAGCTGTTATAAATGCCGAAGAAGGGGATTATGTACTGGACCTTTGTGCCGCCCCCGGAGGAAAAACGGTGCAAATGGCGGCCGGCATGAAGGGGAAAGGCCTTTTGATTGCCAATGACATAAGCTCTGACAGGGTAAAAGCTCTGGTGAAGAACATTGAGCTTTGCGGTATAACCAACGCCATAGTTACCAATGAAAGTCCTGACAGGCTTGCCAAAAAACTTTGCGCATTTTTCGACAGGATACTTGTGGATGCTCCCTGTTCCGGCGAAGGAATGTTCAGAAAAGACGAGGATGCCGCAAAGAGCTGGGGCAAGTTCAAATGTGACAAATGCTGTGCCATGCAGCGGGAGATTCTCGAAAGTGCCGATGTGATGCTAAAGCCGGGGGGATATTTGGTCTACTCCACATGTACTTTTTCTCCTGAGGAAAACGAGGGAATGATTTCCGAATTTTTAAGCAGGCATAAAAACTATGATATATTGGAAATACCTAAAGCATACGGTATTGATAACGGACGGCCCGAATGGTGGGACAACAACAAGGAACTTTTGAAAACCGCAAGAATTTGGCCTCACAAGGTAAGAGGAGAGGGACATTTTGTTGCCCTTCTTAAGAAAAAGGGCGACAGAACTGTCAATGAAAAAAGGAGAAAAAACGCGGACTCCAATGTAATTAAGCTTATGGAGCCGTTTTATAAATTTGCCGGGGAAAACTTGAATATAAATATAGACGGTTTTTTCACAGTCAAGGGAAATAATTTATACTGCCTTCCCGAAGAACCACCGGACCTTTCGGGCATAAAAGTGGCAAAATTTGGGTGGTATCTGGGGGAAATAGCAAAGGGCAGGTTTGAACCGTCCCATTCTTTTGCTCTTTCCTTAAAAAAGGAAGATATCAGGAAAACGTTAAACTTCAGCGCGGATTCGGTTGAGGTGTTAAAATACTTAAAAGGTGAAACCCTTATGATAGAAGGAGAACCGGGATATACCGGCATTTTGGTTGACGGATATACGTTAGGCTGGGCAAAGCAGACCGGTGATATGCTAAAGAACTTGTATCCAAAGGGCTGGAGGAAAATGCAGTAG
- a CDS encoding methyl-accepting chemotaxis protein, with product MKKSNFVSNKLLPSLIPLVFVVALSAIAGLWIGNWQVFFAVFATNVIMLLIMYITTSFYSKRAVMQFEKEIKSIREGDYSKTVDAEKLGMLRPSAVVFNELMSDIRSLIMDFHNLSKSIIEATKSVSATAQQASTAMEEISKTMDDIANGASDQAEQAQQGVEVVDKLAEQINFVYESYNRITEETSRINELNNIGLDSVSILRDKSKENYETAEKIFSVVEKLTNTVKDIGLFVESIENIAEQTNLLALNAAIEAARAGEAGKGFAVVAEEVRKLADQSRKSTEEINILMQSIHEESQHAIESMEIMRKVSQEQNGAVNKTDNAFNNIANAITYIVSKINEVNQAITKMQTDKTQVTAAIENISSVSEQTAAASQQVAATTEHELRCIEEIKESAKNLEHLAEELENKFKKYNLV from the coding sequence ATGAAAAAATCCAATTTTGTCAGCAACAAGCTGCTGCCATCCCTGATTCCATTGGTTTTTGTCGTAGCGCTAAGTGCAATAGCGGGACTGTGGATCGGTAACTGGCAGGTCTTTTTTGCAGTCTTTGCAACAAATGTCATAATGCTTTTGATAATGTACATAACCACATCCTTTTACTCCAAACGCGCTGTTATGCAATTTGAAAAGGAAATAAAGAGCATAAGAGAGGGCGACTACTCAAAAACCGTCGATGCCGAAAAACTTGGCATGCTGCGTCCTTCTGCAGTGGTTTTCAATGAACTGATGTCAGATATCAGGTCATTGATTATGGATTTCCACAACTTGTCCAAATCCATAATTGAAGCCACAAAATCAGTAAGCGCAACTGCCCAGCAAGCTTCAACAGCCATGGAAGAAATATCAAAAACCATGGACGACATTGCAAACGGCGCATCTGATCAGGCAGAACAGGCTCAGCAGGGTGTGGAAGTGGTTGACAAACTTGCAGAACAGATAAATTTTGTATATGAAAGTTACAACAGAATTACCGAAGAAACCAGCAGAATAAATGAACTTAACAATATCGGTCTTGATTCTGTAAGTATACTAAGAGACAAATCAAAAGAAAACTACGAGACTGCCGAAAAGATATTCTCAGTGGTTGAAAAGCTTACAAATACGGTTAAAGATATCGGGCTTTTTGTCGAGTCCATTGAAAACATTGCCGAACAGACAAACCTTCTGGCGTTAAATGCAGCTATTGAAGCTGCGAGAGCAGGCGAAGCCGGAAAAGGATTCGCAGTTGTTGCGGAAGAAGTAAGAAAACTTGCAGATCAAAGCAGAAAGTCGACTGAAGAAATAAATATTCTGATGCAAAGCATCCATGAAGAATCACAGCATGCAATTGAGTCCATGGAAATAATGAGAAAAGTTTCCCAGGAGCAAAACGGAGCGGTTAACAAGACCGATAATGCCTTTAACAACATAGCCAACGCCATAACCTATATAGTATCAAAGATAAATGAAGTAAACCAGGCCATAACCAAAATGCAAACAGACAAAACCCAGGTTACTGCTGCCATAGAAAACATCTCTTCCGTATCGGAACAAACCGCCGCCGCAAGCCAGCAGGTTGCCGCAACCACAGAGCACGAATTAAGATGTATTGAGGAAATCAAAGAATCGGCGAAAAACCTTGAACATCTCGCGGAAGAGCTTGAGAACAAATTCAAAAAATACAACTTGGTATAA
- a CDS encoding aconitate hydratase has product MGLNLAQKIIKEHLVSGEMKPGTEIAIRIDQTLTQDSTGTMAYLQFEAMGIPRVKTKKSVAYIDHNTLQTGFENADDHKYIQTVAAKHGIYFSKPGNGICHQVHLERFGVPGMTLLGSDSHTPTGGGIGMLAIGAGGLDVAVAMGGGPYYMMMPKVCRVVLKGALKPWVTAKDIILEVLRRLSVKGGVGKIIEYAGDGIKTLTVPERATITNMGAELGATTSIFPSDEVTREFLRAQGRENDWVELKPDEDAEYDEEIVINLDELEPLAAQPHSPDNVAKVKDIGKIKVDQVAIGSCTNSSYMDMMKVAAILKGKKVHPDVSLVIAPGSKQVLTMLAQNGALADMVAAGARILESACGPCIGMGQAPATDAVSLRTFNRNFEGRSGTKSAKVYLVSPETAAASAITGVLIDPRELGEAPKVSMPEKFVIDDSMVLPPAPEGAEVEVVRGPNIKPFPINQALADKVSGKALIKVGDNITTDHIMPSNAKLLPFRSNVPYLAEFCLTPCDPDFPKRAKENGGGFIIGGSNYGQGSSREHAALAPLQLGVKGVIAKSFARIHMANLINSGIIPMTFENEADYDEIDMDDELVIENAREQIKNGSSIVVKNVTKGKDIKVNVALSQRQVEIILAGGLLNYTRQQNQ; this is encoded by the coding sequence GTGGGTTTGAATTTGGCACAAAAAATAATTAAGGAGCATTTGGTAAGCGGAGAAATGAAGCCCGGCACTGAAATAGCAATAAGGATAGATCAGACTTTGACCCAGGACTCTACCGGAACAATGGCATATCTGCAGTTTGAGGCCATGGGAATTCCAAGGGTAAAGACTAAAAAGTCCGTTGCCTATATTGACCACAACACGCTCCAGACAGGTTTTGAGAACGCAGATGACCATAAATATATTCAGACGGTTGCTGCAAAGCACGGAATATATTTTTCAAAACCCGGTAACGGAATATGCCATCAGGTTCACCTGGAGAGATTTGGCGTACCGGGAATGACTCTTCTGGGATCCGACAGCCATACTCCCACCGGTGGCGGAATCGGAATGCTTGCCATAGGAGCAGGCGGTCTTGACGTGGCGGTGGCAATGGGCGGAGGCCCATACTATATGATGATGCCCAAAGTATGCAGGGTGGTTTTAAAGGGAGCTTTAAAGCCATGGGTTACCGCCAAGGACATAATTCTCGAAGTGCTGAGAAGACTTTCGGTAAAAGGCGGAGTTGGCAAGATTATCGAGTATGCCGGAGACGGCATAAAAACTCTTACCGTTCCTGAAAGGGCAACCATTACCAACATGGGAGCGGAGCTTGGCGCCACCACTTCAATTTTCCCGAGCGATGAGGTTACAAGGGAGTTTTTGAGGGCCCAGGGAAGAGAGAATGACTGGGTGGAACTTAAGCCCGACGAGGATGCCGAGTATGACGAAGAGATTGTTATTAATCTTGACGAGCTTGAGCCTCTTGCAGCACAACCGCACAGCCCGGACAATGTTGCAAAGGTTAAGGATATAGGTAAGATAAAGGTTGACCAGGTGGCAATCGGAAGCTGCACCAACTCTTCATACATGGATATGATGAAGGTGGCTGCAATACTTAAAGGAAAGAAAGTACATCCCGATGTCAGCCTTGTTATTGCACCGGGTTCAAAACAGGTGCTGACAATGCTTGCCCAAAACGGTGCGCTGGCTGACATGGTTGCGGCAGGAGCAAGAATACTCGAAAGCGCCTGCGGACCGTGTATAGGAATGGGACAGGCTCCGGCAACCGATGCCGTTTCCTTGAGAACCTTCAACAGAAACTTTGAGGGAAGAAGCGGTACAAAGTCTGCCAAAGTTTATTTGGTAAGTCCTGAGACAGCTGCGGCAAGCGCAATAACCGGAGTGCTGATAGACCCGAGGGAATTGGGTGAGGCGCCGAAGGTAAGCATGCCTGAAAAGTTTGTTATTGATGACAGCATGGTACTGCCGCCCGCACCGGAGGGAGCAGAAGTTGAGGTGGTAAGAGGACCCAACATTAAGCCTTTCCCGATAAACCAGGCATTGGCTGACAAAGTTTCCGGCAAAGCTTTGATAAAAGTTGGGGACAATATAACCACTGACCATATTATGCCTTCAAATGCAAAGCTTCTGCCTTTCAGGTCAAATGTGCCGTACCTTGCGGAATTCTGCCTTACACCTTGCGACCCTGATTTTCCGAAGAGGGCAAAGGAAAACGGCGGCGGATTTATCATCGGCGGTTCAAACTACGGACAGGGTTCAAGCCGTGAACATGCTGCATTGGCTCCACTTCAGCTCGGAGTAAAGGGAGTTATAGCAAAATCTTTTGCAAGAATTCATATGGCAAACCTCATTAACTCGGGTATTATCCCCATGACCTTTGAAAATGAGGCTGATTACGATGAAATAGACATGGACGACGAACTTGTGATTGAAAACGCAAGGGAGCAGATTAAAAACGGCAGCAGCATTGTAGTGAAAAATGTAACTAAAGGGAAAGATATTAAAGTAAATGTTGCTTTGTCGCAAAGACAAGTGGAAATAATTCTTGCTGGCGGGCTTTTAAACTATACGAGGCAGCAGAATCAGTGA
- a CDS encoding MBL fold metallo-hydrolase, protein MKLTILGNNGPFPSAGGACSGYLVTEGDTRILIDCGNGVLANYQKFARIEDLSAVILTHLHSDHMSDMMVLRYALQIKKSRGADIELLKVYAPSEPAEEYNRLNIPDVYSLNPISEDTVLKFGNLEISFAVMKHPVKCFGVSVYNGSKRFVFSGDTAWDQNIIEFSRGADLVMLDAGLLSKDKKSDNVPHLTARECGLVAKEAGVSKLLLTHFWPEDDVSNHLAEAKENFENVEIAQMLKTYEI, encoded by the coding sequence ATGAAGCTGACAATACTGGGCAACAACGGTCCGTTCCCGTCGGCGGGGGGAGCCTGCTCCGGATATCTTGTCACTGAAGGGGATACAAGGATATTAATTGACTGCGGCAACGGAGTGCTCGCTAATTATCAAAAGTTTGCAAGGATTGAAGATTTGAGTGCTGTAATACTGACTCACCTTCACAGCGACCACATGTCGGACATGATGGTTTTAAGATATGCACTTCAAATAAAGAAAAGCAGGGGTGCCGACATAGAGCTTCTTAAAGTATATGCTCCTTCAGAGCCTGCCGAGGAGTATAACAGGCTCAATATCCCGGATGTATATAGTTTAAACCCGATTTCTGAAGATACGGTGCTGAAATTTGGCAATCTGGAGATTTCCTTTGCCGTCATGAAGCATCCTGTAAAGTGCTTTGGAGTGTCGGTATATAACGGAAGTAAAAGATTTGTTTTCTCCGGGGATACCGCCTGGGACCAAAACATAATTGAATTTTCCCGGGGAGCCGATTTGGTAATGCTTGATGCAGGACTTTTGTCAAAAGACAAGAAAAGTGACAATGTACCTCATCTTACGGCCAGGGAATGCGGACTTGTGGCAAAAGAGGCCGGTGTGTCAAAGCTTTTGCTTACCCATTTTTGGCCGGAGGACGATGTTTCAAACCATCTTGCCGAGGCAAAAGAAAACTTTGAAAATGTGGAAATTGCCCAAATGCTGAAAACATATGAAATATAA
- a CDS encoding 16S rRNA pseudouridine(516) synthase yields the protein MRDTQRIDKILSNSGFGTRKEIKKLIKNGEVKVDGVVVKDSAMQVNPKESVIEVAGEILKYREYIYIMMNKPQGVISATYDNRHRTVIDILPDEYKFFNLFPVGRLDIDTEGLLLLTNDGQLAHELLSPRKHVPKKYYALIDGIVTTKDVDVFREGVVLDDGYKTLPSELFILKSGPYSEVEIVIYEGKFHQVKRMFEAVGKKVKYLRRIGMGKLKLDETLEPGDVRELTDEEMLLVKEVEKVN from the coding sequence TTGAGAGATACGCAGAGAATAGACAAGATACTTTCAAATTCCGGGTTTGGCACAAGAAAAGAAATAAAAAAACTTATTAAAAACGGAGAGGTAAAAGTTGACGGAGTTGTGGTAAAGGACAGCGCAATGCAGGTCAATCCCAAGGAAAGTGTCATAGAAGTAGCAGGAGAAATATTGAAATATCGTGAATATATATATATAATGATGAACAAACCTCAGGGAGTCATATCCGCAACTTATGACAACAGGCACAGGACGGTAATTGACATTCTGCCGGATGAATATAAATTTTTTAATCTGTTTCCGGTGGGAAGGCTGGATATTGACACCGAGGGTCTTCTTCTTTTGACCAATGACGGGCAGCTGGCCCATGAACTGCTCTCGCCCAGAAAGCATGTGCCCAAAAAGTATTATGCTCTTATTGACGGAATTGTTACAACAAAAGATGTCGATGTGTTCCGGGAAGGCGTTGTTCTGGACGACGGTTATAAAACTCTTCCTTCCGAGCTTTTTATTTTAAAATCAGGTCCTTATTCCGAGGTGGAAATAGTAATTTATGAGGGCAAGTTCCACCAAGTCAAGAGGATGTTTGAAGCAGTCGGGAAAAAAGTTAAATATTTAAGAAGAATCGGTATGGGGAAACTAAAACTGGATGAAACCCTCGAACCTGGCGACGTGAGAGAGCTTACCGATGAAGAAATGCTGCTTGTCAAAGAAGTTGAAAAGGTAAACTGA